The Phacochoerus africanus isolate WHEZ1 chromosome 15, ROS_Pafr_v1, whole genome shotgun sequence genome has a segment encoding these proteins:
- the ZSWIM8 gene encoding zinc finger SWIM domain-containing protein 8 isoform X4, producing the protein MELMFAEWEDGERFSFEDSDRFEEDSLCSFISEAESLCQNWRGWRKQSAGPNSPTGGGGGGGSGSTRMRDGLVIPLVELSAKQVAFHIPFEVVEKVYPPVPEQLQLRIAFWSFPENEEDIRLYSCLANGSADEFQRGDQLFRMRAVKDPLQIGFHLSATVVPPQMVPPKGAYNVAVMFDRCRVTSCSCTCGAGAKWCTHVVALCLFRIHNASAVCLRAPVSESLSRLQRDQLQKFAQYLISELPQQILPTAQRLLDELLSSQSTAINTVCGAPDPTAGPSASDQSTWYLDESTLTDNIKKTLHKFCGPSPVVFSDVNSMYLSSTEPPAAAEWACLLRPLRGREPEGVWNLLSIVREMFKRRDSNAAPLLEILTDQCLTYEQITGWWYSVRTSASHSSASGHTGRSNGQSEVAAHACASMCDEMVTLWRLAVLDPALSPQRRRELCAQLRQWQLKVIENVKRGQHKKTLERLFPGFRPAVEACYFNWEEAYPLPGVTYSATDRKLALCWARALPPRPGASRSGGLEESRERPRPLPAEPAVRPKEPGAKRKGLGDGVPSSQRGPRRLSAEGGDKALHKMGPGGGKAKALGGAGSGGKGSAGSGSKRRLSSEDSSLEPDLAEMSLDDSSLALGAEASTFGGFPESPPPCPHPGGSRGPSTFLPEPPDTYEEDGGVYFSEGPEPPTASAGPPGLLPREICTRDDLPSTDESGNGLPKTKEAAPPVGEEDDDYQAYYLNAQDGPGGEEEKAEGGAGEEHDLFAGLKPLEQESRMEVLFACAEALHAHGYSNEASRLTVELAQDLLANPPDLKVEPPPAKGKKNKVSTSRQTWVATNTLTKAAFLLTVLSERPEHHNLAFRVGMFALELQRPPASTKALEVKLAYQESEVATLLKKIPLGPSEMNTMRCRAEELREGTLCDYRPVLPLMLASFIFDVLCTPVVSPTGSRPPSRNWNNEMPGDEELGFEAAVAALGMKTTVSEAEHPLLCEGTRREKGELALALMITYKDDQAKLKKILDKLLDRESQTHKPQTLSSFYSSSRPATASQRSPSKHGGPSAPGALQPLTSGSAGPAQPGSVAGAGPGPTEGFTEKNVPDSSPHSPCEGLPSEAALTPRPEGKVPSRLALGSRGGYNGRGWGSPGRPKKKHTGMASIDSSAPETTSDSSPTLSRRPLRGGWAPTSWGRGQDSDSISSSSSDSLGSSSSSGSRRASASGGARAKTVEVGRYKGRRPESHAPHVPNQPSEAAAHFYFELAKTVLIKAGGNSSTSIFTHPSSSGGHQGPHRNLHLCAFEIGLYALGLHNFVSPNWLSRTYSSHVSWITGQAMEIGSAALTILVECWDGHLTPPEVASLADRASRARDSNMVRAAAELALSCLPHAHALNPNEIQRALVQCKEQDNLMLEKACMAVEEAAKGGGVYPEVLFEVAHQWFWLYEQTAGGSSTAREGATSCSASGIRAAGEAGRGLPEGRGAPGTEPVTVAAAAVTAATVVPVISVGSSLYPGPGLGHGHSPGLHPYTALQPHLPCSPQYLTHPAHPAHPLPHMPRPAVFPVPSSAYPQGVHPAFLRAQYPYSVTPPSLAATAVSFPVPSMAPITVHPYHTEPGLPLPTSVALSSVHPASTFPAIQGASLPALTTQPSPLVSGGFPPPEEETHSQPVNPHSLHHLHAAYRVGMLALEMLGRRAHNDHPNNFSRSPPYTDDVKWLLGLAAKLGVNYVHQFCVGAAKGVLSPFVLQEIVMETLQRLSPAHAHNHLRAPAFHQLVQRCQQAYMQYIHHRLIHLTPADYDDFVNAIRSARSAFCLTPMGMMQFNDILQNLKRSKQTKELWQRVSLEMTTFSP; encoded by the exons ATGGAGCTGATGTTCGCGGAGTGGGAGGACGGAGAGCGCTTCTCTTTCGAGGATTCGGACCGCTTTGAAGAGGATTCGCTCTGTTCCTTCATCTCCGAGGCTGAGAGCCTCTGCCAGAACTGGCGGGGATGGCGCAAACAGTCAGCGGGGCCCAATTCCCCCACTGGCGGCGGTGGCGGAGGTGGCAGTGGCAGTACCAGAATGCGAG ATGGACTGGTCATCCCACTGGTGGAGCTGTCAGCAAAGCAGGTGGCATTTCATATCCCATTTGAAGTGGTGGAGAAAGTTTACCCCCCAGTGCCtgagcagttacagctccgaatTGCTTTTTGGAGCTTCCCTGAGAATGAAGAGGATATTCG CCTGTACTCCTGCCTGGCCAATGGCAGTGCAGATGAATTCCAGCGAGGGGATCAGCTGTTCCGCATGAGGGCTGTGAAGGACCCCCTGCAGATAG GGTTCCACCTGAGTGCTACAGTGGTGCCACCTCAGATGGTCCCCCCTAAAGGGGCCTACAACGTGGCTGTGATGTTTGACCGCTGCCGGGTCACTTcctgcagctgcacctgtgggGCTGGGGCCAAATGGTGCACCCACGTCGTGGCACTCTGTCTCTTCCGAATCCACAAC GCTTCTGCAGTCTGCCTGCGGGCCCCAGTGTCGGAGTCCCTGTCTCGGCTGCAGAGGGACCAGCTGCAGAAGTTTGCTCAGTACCTCATCAGTGAACTCCCTCAGCAG ATCCTCCCCACAGCCCAGCGTCTCCTGGATGAACTCCTTTCTTCCCAGTCAACGGCCATCAATACAGTGTGTGGTGCCCCGG ACCCCACAGCAGGGCCCTCGGCCTCCGATCAGAGCACTTGGTATTTGGATGAATCGACACTCACGGACAACATCAAGAAGACGCTGCACAAGTTCTGCGGCCCCTCCCCTGTGGTCTTCAG TGATGTGAACTCCATGTATCTGTCTTCCACGGAGCCTCCAGCCGCTGCTGAGTGGGCATGTCTGCTGCGTCCTCTGCGGGGTCGAGAGCCAGAGGGCGTCTGGAACTTGCTTAGCATCGTGCGGGAGATGTTCAAGCGGAGGGACAGCAATGCTGCCCCCTTGTTGGAAATCCTCACTGACCAGTGCCTCACCTACGAGCAG ATAACAGGTTGGTGGTACAGCGTGCGCACCTCAGCCTCACACAGCAGCGCCAGCGGGCACACAGGCCGTAGCAACGGGCAGTCAGAGGTGGCGGCCCACGCATGTGCCAGCATGTGTGATGAGATGGTCACACTGTGGAGGCTGGCAGTGCTGGACCCTGCACTCAGCCCCCAGCG CCGCCGGGAACTGTGTGCGCAGCTGCGCCAGTGGCAGCTGAAGGTGATCGAGAATGTGAAGCGGGGACAGCACAAGAAGACCCTGGAGCGGCTCTTCCCTGGCTTCCGGCCGGCGGTGGAGGCCTGCTACTTCAACTGGGAAGAGGCCTACCCACTTCCTGGTGTCACCTACAGCGCCACTGACCGGAAGCTGGCCCTGTGCTGGGCCCGGGCCTTGCCCCCTCGGCCAGGTGCCTCCCGCTCTGGGGGCCTGGAGGAATCCCGGGAGCGGCCTCGCCCTCTCCCAGCTGAGCCAGCTGTGCGGCCCAAGGAGCCTGGGGCCAAGCGCAAGGGATTGGGTGACGGGGTCCCCTCGTCGCAGCGGGGTCCCCGCCGCCTCTCGGCTGAGGGGGGAGACAAGGCTCTGCATAAGATGGGTCCAGGTGGGGGCAAAGCCAAAGCGTTGGGTGGGGCTGGCAGTGGGGGCAAGGGCTCAGCAGGCAGCGGGAGCAAGCGACGGCTGAGCAGTGAAGACAGCTCCCTGGAGCCGGATCTGGCTGAGATGAGCCTGGATGACAGCAGCCTGGCCCTGGGCGCAGAGGCCAGCACCTTTGGCGGATTCCCTGAGAGCCCGCCACCGTGTCCTCACCCTGGTGGCTCCCGAGGCCCTTCTACCTTCCTTCCTGAACCTCCAGATACTTATGAAGAAGATGGTGGCGTGTACTTCTCAGAAGGGCCTGAGCCTCCCACAGCCTCTGCCGGGCCCCCCGGCCTACTGCCCAGGGAGATATGTACCCGGGACGACCTCCCTTCCACAGACGAGAGTGGCAATGGGCTCCCTAAGACCAAAGAGGCAGCCCCTCCCGTTGGAGAGGAGGATGATGACTACCAGGCATATTATCTGAATGCCCAGGATGGGCCTGGGGGCGAGGAAGAGAAGGCCgagggcggggctggggaggagcaTGACCTGTTTGCCGGGCTGAAGCCACTGGAACAGGAGAGCCGCATGGAG GTATTATTTGCCTGTGCTGAGGCCTTGCATGCGCACGGCTACAGCAATGAGGCCTCCCGCCTCACCGTGGAGCTTGCCCAAGACCTGCTAGCCAACCCACCTGACCTCAAGGTAGAGCCGCCCCCTGCCAAG GGCAAGAAAAACAAGGTATCTACAAGCCGTCAGACCTGGGTGGCTACCAACACCCTGACCAAGGCGGCCTTCCTGTTAACAGTGCTAAGTGAGCGCCCTGAGCACCACAACCTGGCCTTCCGAGTGGGCATGTTTGccttggagctacagcggccccCAGCTTCTACCAAGGCCTTGGAG GTGAAGCTGGCCTACCAGGAATCTGAGGTGGCCACCCTGCTCAAGAAGATCCCTCTGGGTCCGAGTGAGATGAATACCATGCGGTGCCGGGCAGAGGAGCTTCGGGAGGGGACACTCTGTGACTATCGGCCTGTTTTGCCTCTCATGTTAGCCAGTTTCATCTTTGATGTTCTCTGTACTCCAG TGGTTTCTCCCACGGGTTCCCGGCCCCCAAGTCGAAACTGGAACAACGAGATGCCTGGGGAtgaggagctgggatttgaagcaGCAGTTGCTGCCTTGG GTATGAAGACAACAGTGAGTGAGGCAGAGCATCCCCTGCTGTGTGAAGGCACACGCCGGGAGAAGGGTGAACTGGCATTGGCACTAATGATCACTTATAAAGATGACCAGGCCAAACTCAAAAAG ATCTTGGACAAACTCTTGGACCGAGAGAGCCAGACACATAAACCTCAGACACTGAGTTCGTTCTACTCATCTAGCCGCCCGGCCACAGCCAGCCAGAGGTCTCCTTCAAAGCATGGGGGCCCATCTGCCCCTGGGGCCCTGCAACCTCTGACCTCAGGCTCTGCAGGGCCTGCTCAGCCAGGGAGTGTggcaggggctgggccaggccccACTGAGGGCTTCACAGAGAAGAATGTGCCTG ACAGTTCCCCACATTCCCCCTGCGAGGGTCTCCCATCTGAGGCAGCCTTGACCCCAAGGCCAGAGGGGAAGGTTCCCAGCCGCTTGGCACTTGGCAGCCGTGGAGGCTACAATGGACGGGGCTGGGGCTCACCAGGGCGGCCTAAGAAGAAGCACACAG GCATGGCCAGCATCGACAGCAGTGCCCCGGAAACAACATCAGATAGCTCTCCAACCTTAAGCCGGAGGCCACTTCGAGGGGGCTGGGCCCCTACCTCCTGGGGTCGAGGACAGGACAGTGACAGCATTAGCAGCTCTTCCTCAGACTCCCTTGGCTCCTCGTCCTCCAGTGGAAGTCGTCGGGCCAGTGCCAGTGGAGGGGCCCGGGCAAAGACAGTTGAAGTTGGCAG GTACAAGGGCCGCCGTCCCGAGAGTCATGCCCCCCATGTACCCAATCAGCCATCAGAGGCAGCTGCACACTTCTACTTCGAGCTGGCGAAGACGGTGCTGATCAAGGCAGGGGGCAACAGCAGCACTTCCATTTTCACACATCCATCTTCCTCAGGGGGCCACCAGGGTCCTCACCGTAACCTGCACCTTTGCGCCTTCGAGATTGGGCTTTATGCCCTTGGCCTGCACAACTTTGTTTCTCCCAACTGGCTCTCACGTACTTATTCTTCCCACGTTTCCTGGATTACAG GCCAGGCAATGGAGATTGGCAGCGCAGCCCTGACTATACTGGTAGAATGCTGGGATGGGCACCTGACGCCCCCTGAGGTCGCATCCCTGGCTGACAGGGCATCACGGGCGCGAGACTCCAATATGGTGAGGGCAGCGGCGGAGCTAGCCCTAAGCTGCCTGCCTCACGCCCATGCGTTGAACCCTAACGAGATCCAGCGGGCTCTGGTGCAGTGCAAGGAACAG GATAACCTGATGCTGGAGAAGGCCTGCATGGCAGTGGAAGAGGCAGCTAAGGGTGGGGGCGTGTACCCCGAAGTGTTGTTTGAGGTTGCTCACCAGTGGTTCTGGCTATATGAGCAAACAGCAGGTGGCTCATCCACAGCCCGTGAAGGGGCTACAAGCTGTAGTGCCAGTGGGATCAGGGCAGCTGGGGAGGCTGGGCGGGGGCTGCCTGAGGGCAGGGGGGCCCCAGGGACTGAGCCAGttacagtggcagcagcagcagtgacagcagcCACAGTGGTGCCAGTCATCTCGGTGGGGTCCAGTTTGTATCCGGGTCCAGGACTGGGGCATGGTCATTCCCCGGGCCTGCACCCCTATACTGCTCTAcagccccacctgccctgcagccctCAATACCTCACCCACCCAGCTCACCCCGCCCACCCCTTGCCTCACATGCCCCGGCCTGCCGTCTTCCCTGTGCCCAGCTCTGCATACCCACAG GGTGTGCATCCTGCATTCCTGCGGGCTCAGTACCCTTACTCGGTGACTCCCCCCTCACTTGCTGCCACTGCTGTGTCTTTCCCCGTCCCTTCCATGGCACCCATCACAGTCCATCCCTACCACACAGAGCCAGGGCTCCCACTGCCCACCAGTGTGGCCT TGAGCAGTGTCCATCCAGCTTCCACGTTTCCAGCCATCCAGGGTGCCTCACTACCTGCCCTGACCACACAGCCCAGCCCTCTGGTGAGCGGGGGTTTTCCACCACCTGAGGAGGAGACTCACAGTCAGCCTGTCAACCCACACAGCCTACACCACCTGCACGCCGCCTACCGTGTTG GAATGCTGGCACTGGAGATGCTGGGTCGCCGGGCACACAACGACCACCCCAACAACTTCTCCCGCTCCCCCCCCTACACTGACGATGTCAAATGGTTGCTGGGGCTGGCAGCAAAGCTGG gagtGAACTACGTGCACCAGTTCTGTGTGGGGGCAGCCAAGGGGGTGCTGAGCCCGTTTGTGCTGCAGGAGATCGTCATGGAGACGCTGCAGCGGCTGAGCCCCGCTCATGCCCACAACCACCTGCGTGCCCCGGCCTTCCACCAACTGGTGCAGCGCTGCCAGCAGGCATACATGCAG TACATCCACCACCGCTTGATCCACCTGACCCCTGCCGACTACGACGACTTTGTGAACGCGATCCGCAGTGCTCGCAGCGCCTTCTGCCTGACACCCATGGGCATGATGCAGTTCAACGACATCCTGCAGAACCTCAAGCGCAGCAAACAGACCAAGGAGCTGTGGCAGCGGGTCTCACTCGAGATGACCACCTTCTCTCCCTGA
- the ZSWIM8 gene encoding zinc finger SWIM domain-containing protein 8 isoform X1, translated as MELMFAEWEDGERFSFEDSDRFEEDSLCSFISEAESLCQNWRGWRKQSAGPNSPTGGGGGGGSGSTRMRDGLVIPLVELSAKQVAFHIPFEVVEKVYPPVPEQLQLRIAFWSFPENEEDIRLYSCLANGSADEFQRGDQLFRMRAVKDPLQIGFHLSATVVPPQMVPPKGAYNVAVMFDRCRVTSCSCTCGAGAKWCTHVVALCLFRIHNASAVCLRAPVSESLSRLQRDQLQKFAQYLISELPQQILPTAQRLLDELLSSQSTAINTVCGAPDPTAGPSASDQSTWYLDESTLTDNIKKTLHKFCGPSPVVFSDVNSMYLSSTEPPAAAEWACLLRPLRGREPEGVWNLLSIVREMFKRRDSNAAPLLEILTDQCLTYEQITGWWYSVRTSASHSSASGHTGRSNGQSEVAAHACASMCDEMVTLWRLAVLDPALSPQRRRELCAQLRQWQLKVIENVKRGQHKKTLERLFPGFRPAVEACYFNWEEAYPLPGVTYSATDRKLALCWARALPPRPGASRSGGLEESRERPRPLPAEPAVRPKEPGAKRKGLGDGVPSSQRGPRRLSAEGGDKALHKMGPGGGKAKALGGAGSGGKGSAGSGSKRRLSSEDSSLEPDLAEMSLDDSSLALGAEASTFGGFPESPPPCPHPGGSRGPSTFLPEPPDTYEEDGGVYFSEGPEPPTASAGPPGLLPREICTRDDLPSTDESGNGLPKTKEAAPPVGEEDDDYQAYYLNAQDGPGGEEEKAEGGAGEEHDLFAGLKPLEQESRMEVLFACAEALHAHGYSNEASRLTVELAQDLLANPPDLKVEPPPAKGKKNKVSTSRQTWVATNTLTKAAFLLTVLSERPEHHNLAFRVGMFALELQRPPASTKALEVKLAYQESEVATLLKKIPLGPSEMNTMRCRAEELREGTLCDYRPVLPLMLASFIFDVLCTPVVSPTGSRPPSRNWNNEMPGDEELGFEAAVAALGMKTTVSEAEHPLLCEGTRREKGELALALMITYKDDQAKLKKILDKLLDRESQTHKPQTLSSFYSSSRPATASQRSPSKHGGPSAPGALQPLTSGSAGPAQPGSVAGAGPGPTEGFTEKNVPDSSPHSPCEGLPSEAALTPRPEGKVPSRLALGSRGGYNGRGWGSPGRPKKKHTGMASIDSSAPETTSDSSPTLSRRPLRGGWAPTSWGRGQDSDSISSSSSDSLGSSSSSGSRRASASGGARAKTVEVGRYKGRRPESHAPHVPNQPSEAAAHFYFELAKTVLIKAGGNSSTSIFTHPSSSGGHQGPHRNLHLCAFEIGLYALGLHNFVSPNWLSRTYSSHVSWITGQAMEIGSAALTILVECWDGHLTPPEVASLADRASRARDSNMVRAAAELALSCLPHAHALNPNEIQRALVQCKEQDNLMLEKACMAVEEAAKGGGVYPEVLFEVAHQWFWLYEQTAGGSSTAREGATSCSASGIRAAGEAGRGLPEGRGAPGTEPVTVAAAAVTAATVVPVISVGSSLYPGPGLGHGHSPGLHPYTALQPHLPCSPQYLTHPAHPAHPLPHMPRPAVFPVPSSAYPQGVHPAFLRAQYPYSVTPPSLAATAVSFPVPSMAPITVHPYHTEPGLPLPTSVACELWGQGTVSSVHPASTFPAIQGASLPALTTQPSPLVSGGFPPPEEETHSQPVNPHSLHHLHAAYRVGMLALEMLGRRAHNDHPNNFSRSPPYTDDVKWLLGLAAKLGDRHGDAAAAEPRSCPQPPACPGLPPTGAALPAGIHAVHPPPLDPPDPCRLRRLCERDPQCSQRLLPDTHGHDAVQRHPAEPQAQQTDQGAVAAGLTRDDHLLSLSLAPVGPYTGTQACGYGGPSQRGNESWLDRSSPLSSLVAQTGSCSWAVAWGPDVSDPRSLGLGEAALSGRGRWVASGIYLAFINI; from the exons ATGGAGCTGATGTTCGCGGAGTGGGAGGACGGAGAGCGCTTCTCTTTCGAGGATTCGGACCGCTTTGAAGAGGATTCGCTCTGTTCCTTCATCTCCGAGGCTGAGAGCCTCTGCCAGAACTGGCGGGGATGGCGCAAACAGTCAGCGGGGCCCAATTCCCCCACTGGCGGCGGTGGCGGAGGTGGCAGTGGCAGTACCAGAATGCGAG ATGGACTGGTCATCCCACTGGTGGAGCTGTCAGCAAAGCAGGTGGCATTTCATATCCCATTTGAAGTGGTGGAGAAAGTTTACCCCCCAGTGCCtgagcagttacagctccgaatTGCTTTTTGGAGCTTCCCTGAGAATGAAGAGGATATTCG CCTGTACTCCTGCCTGGCCAATGGCAGTGCAGATGAATTCCAGCGAGGGGATCAGCTGTTCCGCATGAGGGCTGTGAAGGACCCCCTGCAGATAG GGTTCCACCTGAGTGCTACAGTGGTGCCACCTCAGATGGTCCCCCCTAAAGGGGCCTACAACGTGGCTGTGATGTTTGACCGCTGCCGGGTCACTTcctgcagctgcacctgtgggGCTGGGGCCAAATGGTGCACCCACGTCGTGGCACTCTGTCTCTTCCGAATCCACAAC GCTTCTGCAGTCTGCCTGCGGGCCCCAGTGTCGGAGTCCCTGTCTCGGCTGCAGAGGGACCAGCTGCAGAAGTTTGCTCAGTACCTCATCAGTGAACTCCCTCAGCAG ATCCTCCCCACAGCCCAGCGTCTCCTGGATGAACTCCTTTCTTCCCAGTCAACGGCCATCAATACAGTGTGTGGTGCCCCGG ACCCCACAGCAGGGCCCTCGGCCTCCGATCAGAGCACTTGGTATTTGGATGAATCGACACTCACGGACAACATCAAGAAGACGCTGCACAAGTTCTGCGGCCCCTCCCCTGTGGTCTTCAG TGATGTGAACTCCATGTATCTGTCTTCCACGGAGCCTCCAGCCGCTGCTGAGTGGGCATGTCTGCTGCGTCCTCTGCGGGGTCGAGAGCCAGAGGGCGTCTGGAACTTGCTTAGCATCGTGCGGGAGATGTTCAAGCGGAGGGACAGCAATGCTGCCCCCTTGTTGGAAATCCTCACTGACCAGTGCCTCACCTACGAGCAG ATAACAGGTTGGTGGTACAGCGTGCGCACCTCAGCCTCACACAGCAGCGCCAGCGGGCACACAGGCCGTAGCAACGGGCAGTCAGAGGTGGCGGCCCACGCATGTGCCAGCATGTGTGATGAGATGGTCACACTGTGGAGGCTGGCAGTGCTGGACCCTGCACTCAGCCCCCAGCG CCGCCGGGAACTGTGTGCGCAGCTGCGCCAGTGGCAGCTGAAGGTGATCGAGAATGTGAAGCGGGGACAGCACAAGAAGACCCTGGAGCGGCTCTTCCCTGGCTTCCGGCCGGCGGTGGAGGCCTGCTACTTCAACTGGGAAGAGGCCTACCCACTTCCTGGTGTCACCTACAGCGCCACTGACCGGAAGCTGGCCCTGTGCTGGGCCCGGGCCTTGCCCCCTCGGCCAGGTGCCTCCCGCTCTGGGGGCCTGGAGGAATCCCGGGAGCGGCCTCGCCCTCTCCCAGCTGAGCCAGCTGTGCGGCCCAAGGAGCCTGGGGCCAAGCGCAAGGGATTGGGTGACGGGGTCCCCTCGTCGCAGCGGGGTCCCCGCCGCCTCTCGGCTGAGGGGGGAGACAAGGCTCTGCATAAGATGGGTCCAGGTGGGGGCAAAGCCAAAGCGTTGGGTGGGGCTGGCAGTGGGGGCAAGGGCTCAGCAGGCAGCGGGAGCAAGCGACGGCTGAGCAGTGAAGACAGCTCCCTGGAGCCGGATCTGGCTGAGATGAGCCTGGATGACAGCAGCCTGGCCCTGGGCGCAGAGGCCAGCACCTTTGGCGGATTCCCTGAGAGCCCGCCACCGTGTCCTCACCCTGGTGGCTCCCGAGGCCCTTCTACCTTCCTTCCTGAACCTCCAGATACTTATGAAGAAGATGGTGGCGTGTACTTCTCAGAAGGGCCTGAGCCTCCCACAGCCTCTGCCGGGCCCCCCGGCCTACTGCCCAGGGAGATATGTACCCGGGACGACCTCCCTTCCACAGACGAGAGTGGCAATGGGCTCCCTAAGACCAAAGAGGCAGCCCCTCCCGTTGGAGAGGAGGATGATGACTACCAGGCATATTATCTGAATGCCCAGGATGGGCCTGGGGGCGAGGAAGAGAAGGCCgagggcggggctggggaggagcaTGACCTGTTTGCCGGGCTGAAGCCACTGGAACAGGAGAGCCGCATGGAG GTATTATTTGCCTGTGCTGAGGCCTTGCATGCGCACGGCTACAGCAATGAGGCCTCCCGCCTCACCGTGGAGCTTGCCCAAGACCTGCTAGCCAACCCACCTGACCTCAAGGTAGAGCCGCCCCCTGCCAAG GGCAAGAAAAACAAGGTATCTACAAGCCGTCAGACCTGGGTGGCTACCAACACCCTGACCAAGGCGGCCTTCCTGTTAACAGTGCTAAGTGAGCGCCCTGAGCACCACAACCTGGCCTTCCGAGTGGGCATGTTTGccttggagctacagcggccccCAGCTTCTACCAAGGCCTTGGAG GTGAAGCTGGCCTACCAGGAATCTGAGGTGGCCACCCTGCTCAAGAAGATCCCTCTGGGTCCGAGTGAGATGAATACCATGCGGTGCCGGGCAGAGGAGCTTCGGGAGGGGACACTCTGTGACTATCGGCCTGTTTTGCCTCTCATGTTAGCCAGTTTCATCTTTGATGTTCTCTGTACTCCAG TGGTTTCTCCCACGGGTTCCCGGCCCCCAAGTCGAAACTGGAACAACGAGATGCCTGGGGAtgaggagctgggatttgaagcaGCAGTTGCTGCCTTGG GTATGAAGACAACAGTGAGTGAGGCAGAGCATCCCCTGCTGTGTGAAGGCACACGCCGGGAGAAGGGTGAACTGGCATTGGCACTAATGATCACTTATAAAGATGACCAGGCCAAACTCAAAAAG ATCTTGGACAAACTCTTGGACCGAGAGAGCCAGACACATAAACCTCAGACACTGAGTTCGTTCTACTCATCTAGCCGCCCGGCCACAGCCAGCCAGAGGTCTCCTTCAAAGCATGGGGGCCCATCTGCCCCTGGGGCCCTGCAACCTCTGACCTCAGGCTCTGCAGGGCCTGCTCAGCCAGGGAGTGTggcaggggctgggccaggccccACTGAGGGCTTCACAGAGAAGAATGTGCCTG ACAGTTCCCCACATTCCCCCTGCGAGGGTCTCCCATCTGAGGCAGCCTTGACCCCAAGGCCAGAGGGGAAGGTTCCCAGCCGCTTGGCACTTGGCAGCCGTGGAGGCTACAATGGACGGGGCTGGGGCTCACCAGGGCGGCCTAAGAAGAAGCACACAG GCATGGCCAGCATCGACAGCAGTGCCCCGGAAACAACATCAGATAGCTCTCCAACCTTAAGCCGGAGGCCACTTCGAGGGGGCTGGGCCCCTACCTCCTGGGGTCGAGGACAGGACAGTGACAGCATTAGCAGCTCTTCCTCAGACTCCCTTGGCTCCTCGTCCTCCAGTGGAAGTCGTCGGGCCAGTGCCAGTGGAGGGGCCCGGGCAAAGACAGTTGAAGTTGGCAG GTACAAGGGCCGCCGTCCCGAGAGTCATGCCCCCCATGTACCCAATCAGCCATCAGAGGCAGCTGCACACTTCTACTTCGAGCTGGCGAAGACGGTGCTGATCAAGGCAGGGGGCAACAGCAGCACTTCCATTTTCACACATCCATCTTCCTCAGGGGGCCACCAGGGTCCTCACCGTAACCTGCACCTTTGCGCCTTCGAGATTGGGCTTTATGCCCTTGGCCTGCACAACTTTGTTTCTCCCAACTGGCTCTCACGTACTTATTCTTCCCACGTTTCCTGGATTACAG GCCAGGCAATGGAGATTGGCAGCGCAGCCCTGACTATACTGGTAGAATGCTGGGATGGGCACCTGACGCCCCCTGAGGTCGCATCCCTGGCTGACAGGGCATCACGGGCGCGAGACTCCAATATGGTGAGGGCAGCGGCGGAGCTAGCCCTAAGCTGCCTGCCTCACGCCCATGCGTTGAACCCTAACGAGATCCAGCGGGCTCTGGTGCAGTGCAAGGAACAG GATAACCTGATGCTGGAGAAGGCCTGCATGGCAGTGGAAGAGGCAGCTAAGGGTGGGGGCGTGTACCCCGAAGTGTTGTTTGAGGTTGCTCACCAGTGGTTCTGGCTATATGAGCAAACAGCAGGTGGCTCATCCACAGCCCGTGAAGGGGCTACAAGCTGTAGTGCCAGTGGGATCAGGGCAGCTGGGGAGGCTGGGCGGGGGCTGCCTGAGGGCAGGGGGGCCCCAGGGACTGAGCCAGttacagtggcagcagcagcagtgacagcagcCACAGTGGTGCCAGTCATCTCGGTGGGGTCCAGTTTGTATCCGGGTCCAGGACTGGGGCATGGTCATTCCCCGGGCCTGCACCCCTATACTGCTCTAcagccccacctgccctgcagccctCAATACCTCACCCACCCAGCTCACCCCGCCCACCCCTTGCCTCACATGCCCCGGCCTGCCGTCTTCCCTGTGCCCAGCTCTGCATACCCACAG GGTGTGCATCCTGCATTCCTGCGGGCTCAGTACCCTTACTCGGTGACTCCCCCCTCACTTGCTGCCACTGCTGTGTCTTTCCCCGTCCCTTCCATGGCACCCATCACAGTCCATCCCTACCACACAGAGCCAGGGCTCCCACTGCCCACCAGTGTGGCCTGTGAGTTGTGGGGACAGGGAACAG TGAGCAGTGTCCATCCAGCTTCCACGTTTCCAGCCATCCAGGGTGCCTCACTACCTGCCCTGACCACACAGCCCAGCCCTCTGGTGAGCGGGGGTTTTCCACCACCTGAGGAGGAGACTCACAGTCAGCCTGTCAACCCACACAGCCTACACCACCTGCACGCCGCCTACCGTGTTG GAATGCTGGCACTGGAGATGCTGGGTCGCCGGGCACACAACGACCACCCCAACAACTTCTCCCGCTCCCCCCCCTACACTGACGATGTCAAATGGTTGCTGGGGCTGGCAGCAAAGCTGG GAGATCGTCATGGAGACGCTGCAGCGGCTGAGCCCCGCTCATGCCCACAACCACCTGCGTGCCCCGGCCTTCCACCAACTGGTGCAGCGCTGCCAGCAGGCATACATGCAG TACATCCACCACCGCTTGATCCACCTGACCCCTGCCGACTACGACGACTTTGTGAACGCGATCCGCAGTGCTCGCAGCGCCTTCTGCCTGACACCCATGGGCATGATGCAGTTCAACGACATCCTGCAGAACCTCAAGCGCAGCAAACAGACCAAGGAGCTGTGGCAGCGGGTCTCACTCGAGATGACCACCTTCTCTCCCTGAGTCTGGCCCCTGTAGGGCCCTATACAGGGACACAGGCCTGTGGCTATGGGGGCCCCTCACAAAGGGGGAATGAGTCTTGGCTGGACAGATCATCCCCCCTGAGCTCCCTAGTAGCCCAGACTGGCAGCTGCTCTTGGGCTGTAGCTTGGGGCCCAGATGTCTCAGACCCTAGAAGCCTAGGGTTGGGGGAGGCAGCCCTGTCTGGGAGGGGGCGTTGGGTGGCCTCTGGTATTTATTtggcatttataaatatataa